From Etheostoma cragini isolate CJK2018 chromosome 14, CSU_Ecrag_1.0, whole genome shotgun sequence, the proteins below share one genomic window:
- the col8a2 gene encoding collagen alpha-2(VIII) chain isoform X1, giving the protein MLVTMLLAPACVLLMLGTQALAGGYPPMHNIKYMQPMMKGPIGPPFREGKGYYVDMPPMVEVKGEPGPQGKPGPRGPPGPSGLPGKPGLGKPGLNGQPGLQGPPGFPGMGKPGLPGLPGKIGPKGMPGLNGEVGPHGEPGPRGAPGPPGLPGPAGLSLNGKPGLPGLRGPSGAPGEPGIKGLSGPPGERGLKGENGNGKPGPSGIRGPPGLKGSPGPAGLPGIGKPGLKGLPGLPGPKGDQGLSGERGEPGEAGAPGLQGLPGPVGLGKPGLDGLPGGPGPLGPKGEPGPRGSPGFPGTPGYGKPGLSGPKGEKGYDGLPGVPGDKGEQGMVGKIGEPGLDGQPGPPGLQGPMGLPGKHGMLGQKGELGPQGPPGLPGLRGDQGPSGSFGKPGIPGEKGIPGPNGPIGKPGPKGEAGHIGLPGSPGATGAPGPKGETGFIGTPGPRGQSGIPGLQGPMGPMGPQGVPGLKGEPGLPGAPGLGKFGEKGTIGPQGPPGKPGTPGLNGNPGVTGPPGPPGPPGNGQTVVAGPTDSQLEGDEVPGDRKGPAYSQVLSASVAPAFTAILSTPFPPSAMPIKFDRTLYNGQNAYSTATGMFTAPLSGVYYFAYHMHVKGTSLWVALYKNNVPATYTYDEYKKGYMDQASGSAVLELKEGDQVWVQMPSDQANGLYSTEYIHSSFSGFLLCPT; this is encoded by the exons ATGTTGGTGACCATGCTGTTGGCTCCTGCCTGTGTGCTTCTGATGCTGGGAACGCAGGCTCTTGCAGGAGGCTATCCCCCCATGCACAACATAAAGTACATGCAGCCCATGATGAAAGGGCCTATTGGACCCCCTTTCAGAGAAGGCAAGGGGTATTACGTTG ATATGCCACCCATGGTTGAAGTGAAGGGGGAACCAGGTCCCCAAGGGAAACCTGGACCAAGAGGCCCTCCTGGGCCATCAGGACTTCCAGGTAAACCTGGACTGGGAAAGCCAGGTCTCAATGGCCAGCCAGGTCTTCAGGGGCCTCCTGGTTTTCCAGGAATGGGTAAGCCTGGACTTCCGGGTCTTCCAGGAAAGATTGGGCCAAAGGGGATGCCAGGGCTTAATGGCGAGGTTGGCCCTCATGGTGAACCGGGACCAAGAGGGGCTCCAGGGCCACCAGGCCTCCCTGGCCCAGCAGGCCTGTCTCTGAATGGGAAACCTGGACTTCCAGGCCTCAGAGGCCCCTCTGGGGCTCCGGGTGAACCGGGAATAAAGGGTCTTTCTGGCCCACCAGGTGAACGTGGGTTGAAAGGCGAGAATGGAAACGGGAAGCCAGGGCCTTCAGGTATAAGGGGTCCTCCTGGGCTAAAAGGCAGTCCAGGACCAGCTGGTCTTCCAGGTATAGGCAAACCAGGACTAAAAGGTTTACCTGGACTGCCTGGTCCCAAAGGTGATCAAGGACTCTCAGGGGAACGAGGTGAACCAGGAGAGGCTGGGGCGCCAGGTCTGCAAGGTCTACCAGGTCCAGTTGGATTAGGGAAGCCTGGGCTTGATGGATTGCCGGGAGGACCAGGACCACTAGGTCCTAAAGGTGAGCCAGGGCCTAGGGGTTCTCCTGGATTTCCTGGGACTCCTGGCTATGGAAAACCCGGTCTGAGTGGCCCAAAAGGAGAAAAGGGCTATGATGGGTTGCCTGGTGTCCCAGGGGACAAAGGAGAGCAAGGAATGGTGGGCAAAATTGGGGAACCAGGCCTTGATGGACAACCAGGACCACCAGGACTTCAAGGTCCAATGGGACTTCCTGGAAAACATGGAATGCTAGGACAGAAGGGAGAGCTGGGGCCCCAGGGCCCTCCAGGACTGCCTGGCCTCAGAGGTGACCAAGGACCAAGTGGATCCTTTGGAAAACCCGGCATCCCTGGAGAGAAAGGCATCCCTGGGCCTAATGGTCCTATTGGAAAACCTGGACCTAAAGGTGAAGCAGGGCATATTGGCCTACCTGGCAGTCCAGGGGCAACAGGTGCTCCAGGGCCTAAAGGTGAGACAGGGTTTATAGGAACTCCAGGTCCCAGGGGCCAGTCAGGCATTCCTGGTCTACAGGGTCCCATGGGTCCTATGGGTCCACAGGGTGTCCCTGGCCTAAAGGGTGAACCTGGACTTCCAGGGGCTCCAGGACTGGGTAAGTTTGGAGAGAAGGGAACAATAGGTCCTCAGGGTCCTCCAGGGAAACCAGGCACTCCTGGGCTTAATGGTAACCCCGGTGTTACTGGTCCTCCAGGGCCCCCCGGTCCTCCAGGAAACGGTCAAACAGTGGTGGCAGGGCCAACAGATTCACAGTTGGAAGGGGATGAAGTACCAGGGGATAGGAAAGGGCCCGCATACAGTCAAGTACTCTCTGCCTCTGTGGCCCCAGCCTTCACAGCCATCCTCAGTACAcctttccctccctctgccATGCCAATCAAATTTGACAGGACCCTGTACAATGGGCAAAATGCCTACAGCACTGCTACTGGCATGTTTACTGCTCCTTTATCTGGTGTCTACTATTTTGCGTACCACATGCATGTAAAGGGAACAAGCCTGTGGGTGGCACTGTACAAGAACAATGTACCAGCCACTTACACCTATGATGAATACAAGAAAGGCTACATGGACCAGGCGTCTGGCAGTGCTGTCCTAGAGCTGAAGGAGGGTGACCAGGTATGGGTTCAGATGCCCTCGGATCAGGCAAATGGCCTCTATTCTACCGAGTACATCCATTCCTCCTTCTCAGGATTCCTGCTCTGTCCCACATAA
- the col8a2 gene encoding collagen alpha-2(VIII) chain isoform X2, whose product MLVTMLLAPACVLLMLGTQALAGGYPPMHNIKYMQPMMKGPIGPPFREGKGYYVVKGEPGPQGKPGPRGPPGPSGLPGKPGLGKPGLNGQPGLQGPPGFPGMGKPGLPGLPGKIGPKGMPGLNGEVGPHGEPGPRGAPGPPGLPGPAGLSLNGKPGLPGLRGPSGAPGEPGIKGLSGPPGERGLKGENGNGKPGPSGIRGPPGLKGSPGPAGLPGIGKPGLKGLPGLPGPKGDQGLSGERGEPGEAGAPGLQGLPGPVGLGKPGLDGLPGGPGPLGPKGEPGPRGSPGFPGTPGYGKPGLSGPKGEKGYDGLPGVPGDKGEQGMVGKIGEPGLDGQPGPPGLQGPMGLPGKHGMLGQKGELGPQGPPGLPGLRGDQGPSGSFGKPGIPGEKGIPGPNGPIGKPGPKGEAGHIGLPGSPGATGAPGPKGETGFIGTPGPRGQSGIPGLQGPMGPMGPQGVPGLKGEPGLPGAPGLGKFGEKGTIGPQGPPGKPGTPGLNGNPGVTGPPGPPGPPGNGQTVVAGPTDSQLEGDEVPGDRKGPAYSQVLSASVAPAFTAILSTPFPPSAMPIKFDRTLYNGQNAYSTATGMFTAPLSGVYYFAYHMHVKGTSLWVALYKNNVPATYTYDEYKKGYMDQASGSAVLELKEGDQVWVQMPSDQANGLYSTEYIHSSFSGFLLCPT is encoded by the exons ATGTTGGTGACCATGCTGTTGGCTCCTGCCTGTGTGCTTCTGATGCTGGGAACGCAGGCTCTTGCAGGAGGCTATCCCCCCATGCACAACATAAAGTACATGCAGCCCATGATGAAAGGGCCTATTGGACCCCCTTTCAGAGAAGGCAAGGGGTATTACGTTG TGAAGGGGGAACCAGGTCCCCAAGGGAAACCTGGACCAAGAGGCCCTCCTGGGCCATCAGGACTTCCAGGTAAACCTGGACTGGGAAAGCCAGGTCTCAATGGCCAGCCAGGTCTTCAGGGGCCTCCTGGTTTTCCAGGAATGGGTAAGCCTGGACTTCCGGGTCTTCCAGGAAAGATTGGGCCAAAGGGGATGCCAGGGCTTAATGGCGAGGTTGGCCCTCATGGTGAACCGGGACCAAGAGGGGCTCCAGGGCCACCAGGCCTCCCTGGCCCAGCAGGCCTGTCTCTGAATGGGAAACCTGGACTTCCAGGCCTCAGAGGCCCCTCTGGGGCTCCGGGTGAACCGGGAATAAAGGGTCTTTCTGGCCCACCAGGTGAACGTGGGTTGAAAGGCGAGAATGGAAACGGGAAGCCAGGGCCTTCAGGTATAAGGGGTCCTCCTGGGCTAAAAGGCAGTCCAGGACCAGCTGGTCTTCCAGGTATAGGCAAACCAGGACTAAAAGGTTTACCTGGACTGCCTGGTCCCAAAGGTGATCAAGGACTCTCAGGGGAACGAGGTGAACCAGGAGAGGCTGGGGCGCCAGGTCTGCAAGGTCTACCAGGTCCAGTTGGATTAGGGAAGCCTGGGCTTGATGGATTGCCGGGAGGACCAGGACCACTAGGTCCTAAAGGTGAGCCAGGGCCTAGGGGTTCTCCTGGATTTCCTGGGACTCCTGGCTATGGAAAACCCGGTCTGAGTGGCCCAAAAGGAGAAAAGGGCTATGATGGGTTGCCTGGTGTCCCAGGGGACAAAGGAGAGCAAGGAATGGTGGGCAAAATTGGGGAACCAGGCCTTGATGGACAACCAGGACCACCAGGACTTCAAGGTCCAATGGGACTTCCTGGAAAACATGGAATGCTAGGACAGAAGGGAGAGCTGGGGCCCCAGGGCCCTCCAGGACTGCCTGGCCTCAGAGGTGACCAAGGACCAAGTGGATCCTTTGGAAAACCCGGCATCCCTGGAGAGAAAGGCATCCCTGGGCCTAATGGTCCTATTGGAAAACCTGGACCTAAAGGTGAAGCAGGGCATATTGGCCTACCTGGCAGTCCAGGGGCAACAGGTGCTCCAGGGCCTAAAGGTGAGACAGGGTTTATAGGAACTCCAGGTCCCAGGGGCCAGTCAGGCATTCCTGGTCTACAGGGTCCCATGGGTCCTATGGGTCCACAGGGTGTCCCTGGCCTAAAGGGTGAACCTGGACTTCCAGGGGCTCCAGGACTGGGTAAGTTTGGAGAGAAGGGAACAATAGGTCCTCAGGGTCCTCCAGGGAAACCAGGCACTCCTGGGCTTAATGGTAACCCCGGTGTTACTGGTCCTCCAGGGCCCCCCGGTCCTCCAGGAAACGGTCAAACAGTGGTGGCAGGGCCAACAGATTCACAGTTGGAAGGGGATGAAGTACCAGGGGATAGGAAAGGGCCCGCATACAGTCAAGTACTCTCTGCCTCTGTGGCCCCAGCCTTCACAGCCATCCTCAGTACAcctttccctccctctgccATGCCAATCAAATTTGACAGGACCCTGTACAATGGGCAAAATGCCTACAGCACTGCTACTGGCATGTTTACTGCTCCTTTATCTGGTGTCTACTATTTTGCGTACCACATGCATGTAAAGGGAACAAGCCTGTGGGTGGCACTGTACAAGAACAATGTACCAGCCACTTACACCTATGATGAATACAAGAAAGGCTACATGGACCAGGCGTCTGGCAGTGCTGTCCTAGAGCTGAAGGAGGGTGACCAGGTATGGGTTCAGATGCCCTCGGATCAGGCAAATGGCCTCTATTCTACCGAGTACATCCATTCCTCCTTCTCAGGATTCCTGCTCTGTCCCACATAA